tgtgcgatgaatgaatttatttaaGTGAATTTATTACGTTTATTCTGGTGAAATAAATTCAATTATTTTACtgcaaaattattttattttactggaaTAATTTCTAGTGCAATTATACTTTTTTCTAGCACTTTAAATGCATATATTTTTGAACAATAATTACTTTTTTCTACAGcattatttgcatttattttagtgaaattattacatttatcCTGGTGCaattctactgtttttttttttaaagcaataaaTGCATTTATTCTGGTGCAATAAATTCAATTATTTTACTGCAATAATTTCTGGTGCAATTATacttttttatgcaaaaaataatttattttaaagcaaaattgcatttattttagaaCAATAATTACTTTTTTCTAGTgctataaatacatttattttagtgaaattattattattaataattaattaattgattaatttattattcTGCTGCAATAAATCCTTCTATTTAAGtgcaaaattatatttattctaaTGCAATAATTCCTTTTTTTCTAGtgcaattattattttcattcttgtgctataaatgcatttattttagaACCATAATTATTTTTTCTAGTGCTATAATTACATTAATTCCAGTACAATAAATGCATTTATTCTGGTGAAATAAATGCTCTTTATTTAGTgcaaaataacatttattttactgcaataTTAACTTCTTTCTTGCagtaattatatttattttagtgtgataaatgtatttattctgGTGCGATAAATTCAAGTATTTTAcagcaaaattatttttattttactgcaataATTTCTAGGACACGATATTTTTCTGGTGCAATTAtacttttttatgcaataaatgcatttgttttcatgcaatagattctaaaaataaattgcaTATATTTTAGAAcaataattactttttttctgctgcaatAAATTCTCTTTATTTagtataaaataacatttattttagagAAATTATCACATTTATTCTATTTCAAAAATCAcactatatttattttactaattATTTTAGGAGCGGTGTTGTCGATGTTTATTTGCTGCaggtttttttgtatttttattagtgtgtttttctgtgtctttataTTTCAGTGATCACACTGCACAATGTAAATAaaggtcttttattttgaagtaaaagtcctgctttTAAAATCCTGTTTTATGTCACAAGATAAAAGCAAATTATCATCAgttatttcagtttttagtTAATTTAATCTGCATTAAATAAAGCTGTAATCATCATATTTATGAGTGAGCGGAGTTTGGTGACTTACTCTCGGAGGGTTTGGGGTAGTACTTCCCGAAGGCCTTGTCTTTGGGGATGTTGGGGTAGAGGAAGCGGAGCGGGTTCTCCGGGATGTTCTCAGCAGCCATCACCTTGTAGGTGCGGATGATGTCGGGCAGCGAGACGGCGGACAGCTCCTTCTTAGTGTACGGCTCCACAGAGTGGTAGAGAGGCTTGTCTGGGGTCAAGAACACAGACGCTTTATTAAAAGGTGGAGCTTCTGTCTTTTCATTCTGTGTCTAACGTTTGCTTTAAAGTCTCCCTGTGTTGGACACGTGACGTTCTGCTCACCGTGGACGTCGTGTTCGATCCAGGTGAAGGTGATGGCGCCCTCCCTGCTGCTCTCACTGAAGCGGAGCAGGAAGGTACCCGGACACTTGTCGCTCAGCAGacccttctccctctccttaCTGATGAAGCCCATGATGGAGCTGCGAACACACAACACATCTACATAAAGACAAGTCTCGTAATGGCCGGCgccactggtttaaatcagaGCAGCACTCACCCGTCGTTCCAGAGGGACAGCAGGTGTCTCTTAATCAGATCCAGGATTCCTTCGATCCACAGCCAGAAGGGGAAAGACTTCTCGTTGGCACTCTGCTGCTGGACGAAACAAAAGGGTTTAGGTTAGTAAAGAGTCTGAGCAGGGCACGAAAGCAGCAACTAAAGATCACGAGATCATGTGACAGGATAGACGTGTTTGTACGAGGCCTCAAGTTGACAAATCTGTCACAGACAGAATTATATCAATTATCTCACTGGCTGTATGCAACACACCTGTGAGCAACCCTGGTGGTAAGAGCTCCCCCTTCTGGCAGTTGTAGTGTTTTAATACTGGATGTCATGAAAAGCAGCACGCCCTTCAGTTTCCAattgatgtttccagcaccttgccaagacCGAGCCGGCTGGAGCTGCAGCTGTTCTGCATCACTGGGACGtttgttaacattttttttctgacattttatcaatatattgttcggctatttttttaacattctttTGGACAATTTAATAATAGTTTGGGGATGGTTTATTAattttttcagatgttttttttttattatttttggacatttcatcaacatttttttgatttattattaatttgtttttaggatttttgaaatattttttcacacAATTTAGCAATTTTTTTCTcgaacattttaaaatattctgatctttttaaaatatttttccagATAATGTGATAAcattgacattttatcaacagaTTTTCTTAATATCTTTTGGACAATTTATCGAAATATTTtcgaatttttttaaaaaacaatttctcAGACAATGTGAtaacatttttcagacatttcagtAACATTTATTGGGAAATTTTAATTATATTGTCCCgacattttatcaacacattttctaacattttcttaatattttttttgacaatttgtcccttttttcaaacattttattataaatttttctgacattttatcaacattttttgggatattttattaatatttttaggatttttgaaatattttctttccacaCAATTTATCaaatttttgaacattttatcatttatataatattttatataatattttctgatttgtaaaaaatattttttcagatattttatcattattctttttttattgaaaaattaacaatattttcctgacattttgtCGACAGattttcttaatattttttggacaatttatcaaaaacattttctaaattcttttttttttttttattctcagacaatgtgataatattttatcaatttttttattttaacatttcgttaacaattttcagacatttcagtAACATTTTTAGGGAAATTTTAATTATATTGTCCCGACATTTAATCAACAGattttctaacattttcttaaaattgtattatatttttttctgacattttttttaacatattttcagacattttattaattttttcagattttttttttttttactcctttttcaatttaacatttttttaattttattaatttttttaggattttggagaaaaaaattcacagaatttatcaattttttaaaaaacattttatcacaaaaaaaaaatcagacattttattaattttattaaagATAGTAATAATTGTATAAATGTTATTAATGTGACTTCATAGTTGGAGCAGGAACAACCTGTGCAGCATCTTTGTCACTCAGCATGTGAAACTGTTGCATCGTACGTTGTCACCTGTGACTCAGTCGGCTCTGTCATCGTACAGCctgctgacatcacactgatgttgatgttgtttatCAGATCATATCGCACAGTGTCGCTGCACTAAACTCATAGGATTGATAAAATCCCTCAGTCTGAAGGAGGCGTTGAGGAGTTAGTGGCGTCTCGCGGcgcctaaatccttcacacaaGACTCAcaacagtgtgacatcatcactagTCTCTGCGTGGCGCTGTTCAACATGACGGTGTCTTACCTTGCAGAACTTGGTCCAAGGGATCAGCCCCTCTGGGTTCCTCTGGGCTTTGGCTCCTGCACACAAACATGGAGGTGTCCCGTTTACACCTGACGCCTCTGCGccaaacacagtgatgtcacgtGTCATGGCGTGTGTCGTGTGTCGTGTGTCGTGTGTTTCCTACCGAGCAGCTTGTCAGCCAGCATGTTGAGCTGCTCCTGGTTCAGGCCTCGCTTGGTGACCGAGGAGAACTGCCAGCTGAGGACCTCGGACAGCTGGGACCACTTCGCCGCCGGAGGGGTGATGAAGAACTTCAGATtctgaggatgaggaggggaaACGTCAGTAACAGCatgacttcctgtgtgtgtgtgtgtgtgtgtgtgtgtgtgtgtgtgtgtgtgtgtgctcaccctGGGCTCAGTGGTCAGCATGTTGTACCAGAGGATGGACGCCCAGCCGCTGGGCAGCTGACACACGTTAGAGATGACCACGACAGGCAGAGACATGgcctgaaaacaacaacaacaacaacatgtaaaCAACCATGAACAGAGTAAACTAAATAATCTGCGTCGTCTCGTCTCACCTCCAGTTTGATGTCGAGTCCCGACTGGTTGAGCTGCAGCTCCGACTCGAAGCTGAGCGAGTGAAGCTCCTCGGTGACGATCAGAGgaccctgaacacacacacacacacacacacacacacacacacacacactcagcttaAAACTACACAACGACTCTTGTGTGTGGTCTGCACATGTATGGCTGAGGTGAGACAAACAGACTGGAAACATAAGACTCGTACCTCATTTGTTCGGTTGCCGGCAACTTTCTGCTCCTTCAGTTGCTGCGTGAAGAGTGAAGAGAAGTTAAGACaacataccacacacacacacacacacacacacacacacacacgtgacaCGTAACAGTATGAAAGACTCACCAAGTGTCTGAACTCTGCTGCCAGGCTGCCGTTCGACTCCTCCATGTTCATGACTttggtgtttgtgcctaaaaTGTTAAACTTACGAAACCTGAcgacagataaataaataaataaacaaataaataacaacaataatcaaAGTACGACATGTTGTCCACGGTTTAGAGACGTACCCTTTCTTCTCCGTCACGTCTCTGAGGAGCAGAAGACAAAGTGATTTAGCAACATGTTTCAACAGTTATGAGCAGCAGGTGACACGAGCTGTTGAACGCAGCTTACTTGTCAAACAGAGCCTTGACTTTGAGCTGGTAGTTAAACTCGTGCAGCTTCACCAGGAACCTGCAACGAAAACAGGAAGTTACAGACGACGGAGAACAGGGACACAAATATATGTACGTATAAAGCTTGTTGCTGTAAGGACTGCGAGGACTTCCTGCGTCCTGATGACGCGACGCTCAGATTTGAGTCTCTCACCGCAGCTTGACTGTGAACTGGACGCCTGTCTTCAGCACCAGAGGCCTCTGAGGGTGAGTGGGCATACAGGGCTGCCGCTCCACCACCAaggagctgcacacacacacacacacacacacacacacacacacacacacacacacacacacgtcattgTTTGGTACCTTTAATTACACATGAAGGTGATCAGTGCAGGAGGTTCCGTACTTGGAGAGGAGGTTCTTGAGGAGGTCCAGGGCCCGCGCCTCCAGGTAGGCCTTCTTCTGTGTGATGGGGTCGCTGTCGTACGTGAACTTCTGCTCCAACTCCTGCAGCTTCTTCAGGTGCTGACGCACCTGCTGCAGACTCTCCGCTACTGCCGTGAACctgagggaggtggaggagacgcAGGAGGAGCATGAGGaggagcatgaggaggaggagcagagaggaagagcatGAGGAGAATGAGGAGATgccggaggaggaggaagaggaaagggaaatgacagatgaagaggaggtggaggagacgcAGGGGCAGGAGAGAACAACATAGatgaagagggggaggaggaggaggaggagatgcaggaagagggggaggaacagcaggaggaggaagagggggaggacaTGCAGGAGATgcaggaagagggggaggaggagacacAGGAGGGGGAGAATGAGGAGATGCCAGAGGAGGAATagaaggagggggaggaggaaacacaagaggaagaggagatgcaggaagaggaggaggaagaaacacaggaggagatgccagaggaggaggagaaggagggggagaTGCAGGAGATGCAGAAGAGGGGAAGaacagcaggaggaagaggaagaaacacaggaggaggagaggcaggaggaggagacacaggaggagaaggagatgcaggaagaggaggaggaagaaacacAGGAGGAGCAGATGTagcaagaggaggaagagatgcaggaagaggaggaggaggaagaaaaacaggAGGAGAtgccagaggaggaggagaaggagggggagaTGCAGGAGATGCAGAAGAGGGGAAGaacagcaggaggaagaggaagaaacacaggaggaggagaggcaggaggaggagacacaggaggagaaggagatgcaggaagaggaggaggaagaaacacAGGAGGAGCAGATGTagcaagaggaggaagagatgcaggaagaggaggaggaggaagaaaaacaggAGGAGAtgccagaggaggaggagaaggagggggagaTGCAGGAGATGCAGAAGAGGGGAAGAACANNNNNNNNNNNNNNNNNNNNNNNNNNNNNNNNNNNNNNNNNNNNNNNNNNNNNNNNNNNNNNNNNNNNNNNNNNNNNNNNNNNNNNNNNNNNNNNNNNNNNNNNNNNNNNNNNNNNNNNNNNNNNNNNNNNNNNNNNNNNNNNNNNNNNNNNNNNNNNNNNNNNNNNNNNNNNNNNNNNNNNNNNNNNNNNNNNNNNNNNNNNNNNNNNNNNNNNNNNNNNNNNNNNNNNNNNNNNNNNNNNNNNNNNNNNNNNNNNNNNNNNNNNNNNNNNNNNNNNNNNNNNNNNNNNNNNNNNNNNNNNNNNNNNNNNNNNNNNNNNNNNNNNNNNNNNNNNNNNNNNNNNNNNNNNNNNNNNNNNNNNNNNNNNNNNNNNNNNNNNNNNNNNNNNNNNNNNNNNNNNNNNNNNNNNNNNNNNNNNNNNNNNNNNNNNNNNNNNNNNNNNNNNNNNNNNNNNNNNNNNNNNNNNNNNNNNNNNNNNNNNNNNNNNNNNNNNNNNNNNNNNNNNNNNNNNNNNNNNNNNNNNNNNNNNNNNNNNNNNNNNNNNNNNNNNNNNNNNNNNNNNNNNNNNNNNNNNNNNNNNNNNNNNNNNNNNNNNNNNNNNNNNNNNNNNNNNNNNNNNNNNNNNNNNNNNNNNNNNNNNNNNNNNNNNNNNNNNNNNNNNNNNNNNNNNNNNNNNNNNNNNNNNNNNNNNNNNNNNNNNNNNNNNNNNNNNNNNNNNNNNNNNNNNNNNNNNNNNNNNNNNNNNNNNNNNNNNNNNNNNNNNNNNNNNNNNNNNNNNNNNNNNNNNNNNNNNNNNNNNNNNNNNNNNNNNNNNNNNNNNNNNNNNNNNNNNNNNNNNNNNNNNNNNNNNNNNNNNNNNNNNNNNNNNNNNNNNNNNNNNNNNNNNNNNNNNNNNNNNNNNNNNNNNNNNNNNNNNNNNNNNNNNNNNNNNNNNNNNNNNNNNNNNNNNNNNNNNNNNNNNNNNNNNNNNNNNNNNNNNNNNNNNNNNNNNNNNNNNNNNNNNNNNNNNNNNNNNNNNNNNNNNNNNNNNNNNNNNNNNNNNNNNNNNNNNNNNNNNNNNNNNNNNNNNNNNNNNNNNNNNNNNNNNNNNNNNNNNNNNNNNNNNNNNNNNNNNNNNNNNNNNNNNNNNNNNNNNNNNNNNNNNNNNNNNNNNNNNNNNNNNNNNNNNNNNNNNNNNNNNNNNNNNNNNNNNNNNNNNNNNNNNNNNNNNNNNNNNNNNNNNNNNNNNNNNNNNNNNNNNNNNNNNNNNNNNNNNNNNNNNNNNNNNNNNNNNNNNNNNNNNNNNNNNNNNNNNNNNNNNNNNNNNNNNNNNNNNNNNNNNNNNNNNNNNNNNNNNNNNNNNNNNNNNNNNNNNNNNNNNNNNNNNNNNNNNNNNNNNNNNNNNNNNNNNNNNNNNNNNNNNNNNNNNNNNNNNNNNNNNNNNNNNNNNNNNNNNNNNNNNNNNNNNNNNNNNNNNNNNNNNNNNNNNNNNNNNNNNNNNNNNNNNNNNNNNNNNNNNNNNNNNNNNNNNNNNNNNNNNNNNNNNNNNNNNNNNNNNNNNNNNNNNNNNNNNNNNNNNNNNNNNNNNNNNNNNNNNNNNNNNNNNNNNNNNNNNNNNNNNNNNNNNNNNNNNNNNNNNNNNNNNNNNNNNNNNNNNNNNNNNNNNNNNNNNNNNNNNNNNNNNNNNNNNNNNNNNNNNNNNNNNNNNNNNNNNNNNNNNNNNNNNNNNNNNNNNNNNNNNNNNNNNNNNNNNNNNNNNNNNNNNNNNNNNNNNNNNNNNNNNNNNNNNNNNNNNNNNNNNNNNNNNNNNNNNNNNNNNNNNNNNNNNNNNNNNNNNNNNNNNNNNNNNNNNNNNNNNNNNNNNNNNNNNNNNNNNNNNNNNNNNNNNNNNNNNNNNNNNNNNNNNNNNNNNNNNNNNNNNNNNNNNNNNNNNNNNNNagagagagagacagagagagagacacagagacagagagacacagagacagagagagagacacagagacagagagacagagagagagagacagacagacagagagacagagagagagacagagacagagagagagagagacagagagagagaccgagagagagagagacagagagagagagagagagagagacagagagagagagagacagagagatgggtGATGAAAGGGTTAATATCAACCACTCcagagctgctgagtgttggaacagtggaaacatGAACCAGGACGGCTttagtgagttttattttgtttctgttgactttgaatgacgTGAGTTTGATGAGGATAAAATCACTGATTATggagctgacaccatttccctcagtggagacAACGCTCTGATTTACTTTTATtacacagataagaaacaataaactgtgaagacaataaagcctccacacactgtgtgtgatttatcctggcttcatatgaccagaggaaaagtctgctagatgctaggctaatttatacaatgtaaaatgccataggcttgtgctaataacgttagcatgttgtatttgtggggaaaatgtgtccagataaagacaagtgtttgtctgtgaatgcagcgagttatagtgaagctgatttgtgtacttgtgtttgaaagtgactctattaagccatgtttaatgtgtgtttaacatgtgtttaatgtgtgtttaatgtgtgtatggGGATCAAACTGTGTCAGGGATCAACACGTCTGTGTCTGCTCACCTGTCGTTTGGCTTTCAGTTCGAAGCACATCCTCCCGACCACCAGCTTCTCTTTCTCCAGCTCCTTTGCTGTCATGCCGTTCACTTCGTtctctgcacaaacacaaataacatCAGCTCCACAAACAAGCTCTttctatagacccttttactgttcgTAAAGAGTGTGACGTTTTtaggtgggcggggcttagctggaggcaaaacgattctagctagcaagttctgttgtcttgttttcaaCAATGTTCTCTCATTGTGACCTGCTGTCGCCCTGACAACACCTCCAACACAAACATTCTCACCTCTGCTCTTCAGCGTGTTGGCTTTGAAGTCATACTCGTCCTGCAGATCTTCAAGGTTCTTAATGTTCTGATCCGCCACCTGAAGAAGACGAACAGAGAAGACATTTTAACCACCCTGACTCCTTCTGCTCGACCATGCTTCGTCTGTACACGTCACATGACGTCACCTGCACTCTTTCTTTCATCTCCTTCACTTTGTTGTCCAGCTTCTGTTTCTCCACCACCATCGCCGACTCCGtcccctccctctcctgctgCAGACGTGAAGATAAATAAGATAAGTATTTATCCATCATGACTTTATTAAAGGAAACTCCACATTGTTTCCTTGTCTGTAGACGGACTTCGCTGTTTTTTGCACGTTCTGCTGACTCACTGTGAGcagatttttaaatgatttaatagATCGTAATAATGAGATTATGATTTATCTTCAAACACACTGGACGATAGAAAGGTCGAGACGGGCCTATGCGCATTTTGTGTGTTCTACCTCTATGCTCTTGGCAGTGGCGAGGATCTTCTGCTCCTCCTTCAGGTTCCTGGAGATGATCATGGCCATGTGGACCGGATCTTCCTGGAACCGATCCTGCAGAGACACCCAGAGTTTAAGTGATGACTTAGACACTGAGTAAAGATTAACGTCTCCGGTTCGGCTAGCTTCGTTCGTACCTGCAGGTTCCTCTTGATCTTGCGGATGTtgtgctgcagcagga
This genomic stretch from Epinephelus moara isolate mb chromosome 16, YSFRI_EMoa_1.0, whole genome shotgun sequence harbors:
- the stat1a gene encoding signal transducer and activator of transcription 1a; amino-acid sequence: MAQWCQLQMLDCKYLEQVDQLYDDSFPMDIRQYLSKWIESIDWDTVAIQDSLATVRFHDLLAQLDDQHSRFALENNFLLQHNIRKIKRNLQDRFQEDPVHMAMIISRNLKEEQKILATAKSIEQEREGTESAMVVEKQKLDNKVKEMKERVQVADQNIKNLEDLQDEYDFKANTLKSRENEVNGMTAKELEKEKLVVGRMCFELKAKRQHLPLLLLLLWHLLLFFFLLLLFLHLFLLLLHLLLLCFFLLLFLHLLLLLCLLLLPLLLLCFFLFLLLFFPSSASPASPPPSPPPLASPPVFLPPPPLPASLPPLATSAPPVFLPPPLPASPSPPVSPPPASPPPVFLPLPPAVLPLFCISCISPSFSSSSGISSCVSSSSSSCISSSSCVSSSPSFYSSSGISSFSPSCVSSSPSSCISCMSSPSSSSCCSSPSSCISSSSSSPSSSMLFSPAPASPPPPLHLSFPFPLPPPPASPHSPHALPLCSSSSCSSSCSSCVSSTSLRFTAVAESLQQVRQHLKKLQELEQKFTYDSDPITQKKAYLEARALDLLKNLLSNSLVVERQPCMPTHPQRPLVLKTGVQFTVKLRFLVKLHEFNYQLKVKALFDKDVTEKKGFRKFNILGTNTKVMNMEESNGSLAAEFRHLQLKEQKVAGNRTNEGPLIVTEELHSLSFESELQLNQSGLDIKLEAMSLPVVVISNVCQLPSGWASILWYNMLTTEPRNLKFFITPPAAKWSQLSEVLSWQFSSVTKRGLNQEQLNMLADKLLGAKAQRNPEGLIPWTKFCKQQSANEKSFPFWLWIEGILDLIKRHLLSLWNDGSIMGFISKEREKGLLSDKCPGTFLLRFSESSREGAITFTWIEHDVHDKPLYHSVEPYTKKELSAVSLPDIIRTYKVMAAENIPENPLRFLYPNIPKDKAFGKYYPKPSETPEPMDVENGPERTGYMKTELISVSEVHPSRLQDNMMPMSPDDYKVLSQYVSPRDIDAVTNNLISGFGEFDVQMSAEFQDQN